GTTGTGGATGGTGTCGCCGATCAGGATCATGAGGCCGCTGCGCCCGTGGTCGTGCTCGATGGCCGGGCTGCCGTGGCTCTCGCAGGTGTCCTCGTGGCAGTGCCGCCAGAGGACGAGTTTTTCCAGCGTGAAGAACCCGAGCACGCCGCCGAGCACGACGGTGCCCATCGGCACGCCATCAGCGCGCGCGAACGCCTCCGGCAGGAGGTTCAGGAACACCGCGCCGAGGAGCGCGCCGATCGCGTAGCTGATCAGCACCGGCACGTGGCGCGGCTGCGCCGAAAGCGCGACGACGCCGGCCGCCAGCACACTCAACACGCCGCCCGCGAGGCAGGCGCCGATGATCCACTGCAGGACCGTCATGGCGGGACGCCGCGAAAAAAGGCGCGATTATACGCGTCGCGTATCGGAGGAATCGTGCTCGAGCCAGATCAGCGAGGCCATGCGTCCCGTGACGCCGTTGCGGCGGTGAGAGAAGAAGCGCGCGGCGTCGCTGAACGTGCAGAGGCCGCCGCCATGCACGCGGGTGACACCGATACGGGCGAGCCGCATGCGGGCAAGCGCGTACAGGTCGGCGAGCCACTTGCCGGTGCTGCGCGGAATGAAGGCCGCGGCGGCCTCGGGGTTGTCGCGAAGAAAGGCGTTGCGTACGTCGTCGCCGACTTCGAAGGCTTCGGGGCCGATCGCAGGACCGAGGCATGCGATCACGCGCGCAGGCTCGACTCTAAGGGCGTCCACGGTGCGCTCGACCACCCCCGCGGCGAGGCCGCGCCAGCCGGCGTGGGCGATGCCGACCGCCTCGCCCGCGTCGTCGGCCAGGAACACGGGCAGGCAATCCGCCGTGAGAACGGCCAGCACGGAACCCGCATCGCGGGTGACCGCGGCATCCGCCGCGCAGCCTGCGCGGTGCTGGCGGGAATCGGCGACCGCGACGCCGTGGACCTGTCGCAGCCAGAGCGGCTCGCTCGGCAGGTGCTCGGCCAGCACCGCGCGGTTGTGCGCGACGGCGGCGGGATCGTCGCCGACGTGGTCGCCGAGATTGAACAATGCGTACGGTCCGCTGCTGACACCGCCAGAGCGCGTCGTGACGAGAGCGCGCACACGCGGCGGCACCGGCCAGTCGGGTTCGAGCAGCACCAAGGGAGACTCAGCGACCGGCATGCATGCAGGCGTGCGCACGCAGCGCTTCGATGAGCCGCTGCATGTCCGCAGGCGGCGCCGCCGTCCAGCGCACGACCGCGCCGGTCGACGGATGTACGAGACCGAGCGTTGCGGCGTGCAGCGCCTGTCGATCGAATGCCGCAACGATGCTTGGGCAGGAGGCCGGCACACTCCGGTGGCCGTACACGGGATCGCCCACGAGCGGATGGCCGATCGACTGCATGTGAACGCGGATCTGGTGCGTGCGCCCGGTCTCCAGCGCGAGGCGCAGCAGACTCACGCCGGCGAAGCGCTCCAGGACGTGGTAGCGGGTGCGCGCCGGCTTGCCGGCAGAGACCACGGCCATGCGTGTTCGGTGCACCGGATGGCGACCGATGGGCGCTTCCACGTCGCCGTCGCAGGCTACCTCGCCATGCACCAGGGCGACATACTCGCGCTTGACGGTGCGCGCCTGCAGTTGACGCACGAGATCGACCTGCGCCGGCAGCGTCTTCGCCACGACGAGCAAGCCGCTTGTGTCCTTGTCCAGGCGGTGCACGATGCCGGAACGAGGCACGTTGGCCGTCTCCGGCGCGTGGCGAAGCAGTGCGTTCTGAAGCGTGCCGCGCGGATTCCCGCTGCCCGGATGCACGACCAGCCCGGCGGGCTTGTCGACGACGAGCAGCGCCGCATCCTCGAAGACGACGTGCAGCGGAATGTCCTCCGGCTGCGTTGCGAGCACCTCCGGGTCAGGCTCGCAGTCGACCTCGACGCGGTCGCCGGCCCACACTTTGTCGCGCGGTGCGAGCGGCGCACCGTCGCGCGTGATGCGCCCGCGCCGCATCCAGGCCTGCAGGCGGTTGCGCGAGTGATCGGGCAGCAGCTGGGCGAGCGCCTGATCAGCCCTGAGTCCCGAGCATGCGGTGGGGACGGTGAGCGCGAGGGGGCGGCTGCTTAGGCTATAATTCGCGTCGCCGGATTCCTGCCGACCCATCCGTATGTCGACCTCCATGCCCCGCAGTTTAGCCCTCGCCAGCAGTCTTCTTCTAGCGCTCGTGCTCGTCAGCGGCTGCGGCCTGCTGCCGGAGAAATACGACGAGACCAAGGGCTGGTCGGCGCAGAAGATCTATTCCGAGGCGCGCAGCGAACTCGCCGACGGCAATTACGAGAAGGCGATCAAGCTCTACGAGACGCTGGAGTCGCGCTATCCGTACGGACGCTACGCGCAGCAGTCGCAGCTCGACGTCGCGTATGCCTATTACAAGGACCGGCAGTCCGCCTCTGCGGTCGCCGCCTGCGACCGCTTCATCAAGCTGCATCCGAACCACGCAGCGGTGGACTACGCGTACTATCTCAAGGGCCTCGCCAACTTCAACGAGGACCTGGGCTTCATGGGCAGCTTGAGCGGTCAGGACATGACCGAGCGTGATCCGAAGGCGCTGCGGGATTCGTACGACGCCTTCCGCGACCTGGCGCTGCGCTATCCGAACAGCAAGTACACGCCCGACGCGATTGCCCGCATGAACTACCTGCTCAATGCGCTCGCCTCGCACGAAGTGGCGGTGGCCCGCTTCTACTACAAGCGCGGCGCATACGTGGCGGCTGCCAACCGCGGCCAGAGCGCCCTTACCCGCTATCCTCGCGCGCCGGCGAACGAGGAAGCGCTCGTCATCATGGCGATGAGCTACGACAAGCTGGGTCTCACCGATCTGCGGGATGATGCCGAACGGGTTCTCGTGAGCAACTTTCCCGATACCCGGTACAAGCTCGGCAGCAATCCGTACAAGCAGTGGTGGCAGATCTGGAGCACGAACTAGGGTCGTGAGTCAGAGGTTCGTTGAACTATGAAGAATCCGGACGACGGGCATCCGGCGCAGGAATGCCGAGGACGCTGCCAGGTGCGGAGCCGCGCGGCGCTTGGCTAGGCAGCAAGCGAGCACGGCGACAAAGCATGGCGGCGATGATCGGCGTTGCTCAACGAACTTCTGACTCAGGACACTCTAGACCACGTCCCCCGCGCAGGAGCGCAATCCCTGCGGAGGGTGCTTACTTCGCGTACCAGGACTTGACGCCGGCATGGTCGCGAACGGCGTCGTGCACACCCATGAGCTTGCGGTAGCCGGCAAAGATCGTGGCGGGAATGTGATCGACTTTGCCGCCGATGAACCAGCGCACCGCCATGTGGAGCTTGAGGTCCACGACGTGGAGCTTTGCGCCACCGAAGAACGGCTCGCCCAGGATGTTCTTCTCCGCCGACCTTGCCCAGGCTGGCAGGAAACCTGCCACGATCGCTTCGCGCGCAGCCTTCTTCTCGGCGTCCCCCATGCGGATCGTCGGCGCAACGACGGCGCGAAGATCCTCCACGTGCTGCATCATCCCTTCGTGGCGCGCCGCATCGAAGTCGTCGGCAGGGTGGAGGCCGTGGCGGCGGCCAATCAG
Above is a window of Betaproteobacteria bacterium DNA encoding:
- the pgeF gene encoding peptidoglycan editing factor PgeF encodes the protein MPVAESPLVLLEPDWPVPPRVRALVTTRSGGVSSGPYALFNLGDHVGDDPAAVAHNRAVLAEHLPSEPLWLRQVHGVAVADSRQHRAGCAADAAVTRDAGSVLAVLTADCLPVFLADDAGEAVGIAHAGWRGLAAGVVERTVDALRVEPARVIACLGPAIGPEAFEVGDDVRNAFLRDNPEAAAAFIPRSTGKWLADLYALARMRLARIGVTRVHGGGLCTFSDAARFFSHRRNGVTGRMASLIWLEHDSSDTRRV
- the rluD gene encoding 23S rRNA pseudouridine(1911/1915/1917) synthase RluD, with the translated sequence MEVDIRMGRQESGDANYSLSSRPLALTVPTACSGLRADQALAQLLPDHSRNRLQAWMRRGRITRDGAPLAPRDKVWAGDRVEVDCEPDPEVLATQPEDIPLHVVFEDAALLVVDKPAGLVVHPGSGNPRGTLQNALLRHAPETANVPRSGIVHRLDKDTSGLLVVAKTLPAQVDLVRQLQARTVKREYVALVHGEVACDGDVEAPIGRHPVHRTRMAVVSAGKPARTRYHVLERFAGVSLLRLALETGRTHQIRVHMQSIGHPLVGDPVYGHRSVPASCPSIVAAFDRQALHAATLGLVHPSTGAVVRWTAAPPADMQRLIEALRAHACMHAGR
- a CDS encoding outer membrane protein assembly factor BamD; this encodes MPRSLALASSLLLALVLVSGCGLLPEKYDETKGWSAQKIYSEARSELADGNYEKAIKLYETLESRYPYGRYAQQSQLDVAYAYYKDRQSASAVAACDRFIKLHPNHAAVDYAYYLKGLANFNEDLGFMGSLSGQDMTERDPKALRDSYDAFRDLALRYPNSKYTPDAIARMNYLLNALASHEVAVARFYYKRGAYVAAANRGQSALTRYPRAPANEEALVIMAMSYDKLGLTDLRDDAERVLVSNFPDTRYKLGSNPYKQWWQIWSTN
- a CDS encoding glutathione S-transferase family protein, whose protein sequence is MTKPKLIYFDAPVSRGEECRLALHLARIDFEDVRIDSAAWPAMKEQMPYGGLPVLELPGCPPLAHSNAILVLIGRRHGLHPADDFDAARHEGMMQHVEDLRAVVAPTIRMGDAEKKAAREAIVAGFLPAWARSAEKNILGEPFFGGAKLHVVDLKLHMAVRWFIGGKVDHIPATIFAGYRKLMGVHDAVRDHAGVKSWYAK